The following proteins are encoded in a genomic region of Saccharopolyspora antimicrobica:
- a CDS encoding exodeoxyribonuclease VII small subunit, which translates to MAEHPEVAELGYEQARDQLAEVVKQLEAGGLSLEDSLALWEKGEALAAVCERHLAGARERVERALAAVEQE; encoded by the coding sequence GTGGCAGAGCACCCGGAGGTCGCCGAGCTCGGCTACGAGCAGGCCCGCGACCAGCTGGCCGAGGTGGTCAAGCAGCTGGAGGCCGGCGGCCTGTCCCTGGAGGACTCGCTGGCCCTCTGGGAGAAGGGCGAGGCGCTGGCGGCGGTGTGCGAGCGCCACCTCGCCGGAGCCCGCGAGCGGGTCGAACGCGCCCTGGCCGCCGTCGAGCAGGAGTGA